A window of Candidatus Hydrogenedens sp. genomic DNA:
CTTGCCCCGTATTTTGATATTTTTGGAAACAAATTTATATGGGAGGGATTTACAGAAGAAGATTCTTCGGGAGTAGGTTTTTCTCGTTGTTTATTACAGAATCAACCCAGTTCCCATAAAGAAGCGGAGGAACGGTTTGAACAGTTTTTGAGAGAAGGATTATCTGAGGTGTGTAAATATGCTCCAAATATTCATAAATGGGGTAGATGTGGTTATGCAAGTAGTACGCATACGTATGCGAAACTTGGTTTGGATTGTGTATTACTTGAAAGGGCAAATGATGATGTTGATGATTTACAGACGGGGATTGCATTTTTAAGGGGAGCAGGGAAGCAATATGGATGTTCTTGGGGAGTTGATTTTTCTCTTTGGTGGGGTGTTTTTTATGGGTGTGTTCAGAATTTGCCCTGCTCTTATCATCGTCGGAATTGGTTGATTTCTTATTTTTCTGGTGCAGATTATATGTCGGTTGAAGGTGGCGATTTGCTCTGTTCGCCAGAGGGCAAATTATCTGTTATGGGTTCTGAATTTGAAGCATTTTCTAAGTGGATAAGTAAGAATAAACGGGGAGTGGCATACACACCTGTTGCGGTAATACTTCCATCTTCTCATGGTTGGATTACACCGCCATATTGGGAGACACAGTCATTTGCATGGAATTATGCACGATTGCGGAGGGAGCCTGGTGAGAAGGGGATAGATGGTTTTTTTGGAATGTGTTTTCCTGGAAGTCAATTTGCGATGGACCCTTATCCGTTAGGTTGTTATGAGGAAAATGACCCTCCATCAAGTCCATTTGCATTGTCATGTATTACTCCACGTTATGCACCTTCACCAAAGAATATTTTTTATAGTAAGTCATATATTCCTTTTGGTAAATTTCGAAATAGGAAAGGGGCGAATCGGTTTTTAAATGAAAATAGAATAGAACCTGCTCCATATCGACCAATGGGGGTAAGCCGTTGGGGAGATATTTTTGATGTATTTACTGATGAGGTAAATGTAGATGTATTGAATGAATATAAGGTTGTGGTGGTTTTGGGACCTTTAATAATTTATGAGGAATTCCGTAAGAAGTTATTGAGTTATGTAAATTCTGGGGGGATACTTATTCATTCTGCAGGTACAGTAGGACCTGATGATTATGACTGGTTAGGAATACAGATATTACCTGAATTGCATGTGGGATACAGATGGCAGTGGGAACAGACGGGTTGGATTAATGAGGCATTTCGTTATGTTCCTTCTAATGTGGATTCACAATCTCATGTTTTGGCATGGGCTAATAAAGGTTCACCTTTAGTTGTTTGTTCTCATTTTGGGAAGGGACAAATATATACCTGTCTTGTGCCGTGGTTTGAGTCACCGATGTTTTGTTTGGCAGGTGTTGCGGTTAAGTTGTTTGATTTCATTTTTAATTCTTTGATTCCGATTTCTATTGAAGGACCTCCATGTGAGTGGTTGGTTACAAGTGAAGAAGATAGCCAGACGATTATTTTAGTAAATCATGCAGATTTTGAATGGGAAGGGTCTATCCGATTTGTTAACCCCGATTATGATGGTAAAGAGGTTTTTGAGCTATTTAGTGGGACGAGGTTTGTAAATAGAAAAGATACTAACATAAAAATTAGAGTTCCTTCTTATGATGTTGGTGTGTTCCGATGCTATAAAACATGATATATTTTTGGATTTATAAATGAGGTGTTGAAATATATGATATGTTTTTCTGTATTAGGTAGTGGAAGTTCGGGAAACGCAACATATATCCAGAGTTCTTGTCGTTCAATTTTGTTAGATTGTGGTTTTAGTTTGCCACAAATAAAGAAGAGGATGGAATATTTGGGGAGAGATATATTGGATTTGGATGCAATTTTGATAACACATGAACATACAGACCATGTATGTGGTTTGAAACGATTACTTTCTATTTGCGATATACCAGTATTTATGACTCGTGGAACATATTGTGCACTGCAAGGGTTATTTGATAGCAATAAGAATATTGAGATATTTGAATCGGGTGACTCAATAGCGGTTGGGGATATTTATGTTCAATCCTTTGCGGTGACTCATGATGCTGGTGACCCTGTGAATTATGTTATTTCGCATTCTGGTGTACGGGTTGGTTTTGCAACAGATTGTGGTTATCCTTCAAAGTTAATGATAAACAAACTTAAAGGCTGTCACGGTTTGATTGTAGAATCGAACTATTGTCCGGATATGTTAATCAACGGTCCATATCCCGCACATCTTAAACAAAGGATAAAAGGTCGGTATGGCCATCTTTCAAACCAGCAAATGTTACAGATTGTGTCTGAAGTTATGGATGAAGCCTTGCGGGTTTTAGTGCTTGCTCATATTAGTGAAAATAATAATCATCCTGAAATTGTAGCACGGTTGGTGCGTGAAACTATAGGCAGTAGAGATATTCAATTATGGATAACCAATCAGACACACCCAACGCCATTGATTCATTTAAGTTAGCCATTTTAACAAGACGCATTACGGGACCTCGTTTTGAGCCTTTGTTTCATCGTGTGGCAACTATATTAAATTCATCGGTGGCTGTCCATTTGTGGGATAGGAAAGGGAACAGGCAATGGAAACTATGGTCAGAGAAAAAAGGTGTTTTTTGTGA
This region includes:
- a CDS encoding MBL fold metallo-hydrolase, which encodes MICFSVLGSGSSGNATYIQSSCRSILLDCGFSLPQIKKRMEYLGRDILDLDAILITHEHTDHVCGLKRLLSICDIPVFMTRGTYCALQGLFDSNKNIEIFESGDSIAVGDIYVQSFAVTHDAGDPVNYVISHSGVRVGFATDCGYPSKLMINKLKGCHGLIVESNYCPDMLINGPYPAHLKQRIKGRYGHLSNQQMLQIVSEVMDEALRVLVLAHISENNNHPEIVARLVRETIGSRDIQLWITNQTHPTPLIHLS